The Salegentibacter mishustinae genomic interval CAAAATCACAAAACAGAATTTATCTGCAATGTGGGGAAAGCCATTTTACGTGGGGGTAAATACTAATGCAATGTTAGATTCACCTGTAAGAGGCCGATGGCCAGCACTTGTAAGCGAAGACATCTGGGACCAAGTACAAAAGAGACTAGACAAAGCTAAAAGAAAATCAGGCTACGATATAGCCCCTGTAAGTGAGCACAGGCCACTGACTGGTTTTATCTACTGCTCCCAATGTGGTGCCGCTATAACCAGTTACATTGCCAAGAAAAAGCAGGTACATTATTACAAGTGTCAGTGTCAGCATGGCAAAGGAGGCAACATGAATGCCTACACGACACCAAGAAGTCTAAAACCTGGTGTAAATAATTCGTTTATTGACTTTCTTTCAAATTTCGAATTAGGTGATGTAGAGAAGGAACTTCTGAAGACTCAGATTAAACTCTTAACTCAGGAACACGAGGAGGAGAAAAGAAGTTGTTCTGAAATGCTTGGGAAAGAGCTTGTAAAGATGCAAAATAAATTAGATAAGGTTAACGAAAAATATCTCTTAAGCGATGATGTTAACGAAACCGCTTTCAATAAAGTGAAAGAGAAATTGGAGAAGGAAATTGACCAGATAAAAGAAAAATTGGATGACACCCCAAAAAATTTATCGAACCAAGTAAATTTCATTGACAAAGCATTAGATTTTTGCCAGAATATCAGTGTTCATTGGTCTTCAGGGGACATACACCAAAAATTAAAAATTCAAAAAACCCTGTTTCCTGAAGGTTTAATAATTAACCCTGAAACAAGACAATATCGAACCATAAAAATGAATAGCTTAATCTCTGTAATCGCAGATATATCAAAGGATGAGAAAGGTTCTAAAAGTAAGAAAGCCACCCGTAAAGGTGGCTTGTCTTCTACAGTAGCGGGAACTGGACTCGAACCAGTGACCTTCGGGTTATGAGCTGCATTAATATGCATATCAAAACATCACAAAACCTAGCAAAATTAATGGTTTCCAAGGATTTTAACAAAACAAGAATATCAAAGAATACCATCTAAATTCAAATCATTCTGTACCTATTCTGTACCCCTTTTTAAAAGTTTATGCTTATATTTATATCTGACAAACAGATAGTTATGGCTTCTATCAAAATCGTTCGTAGAAAAAATAAAAGGCGTAAAGACGGAACCGCTCCTATAGCTATTAGAATTAGCAAAGATTATACAACCAATTATCATTTTCTTGGTCAATATATTTTGGAAAACGATTGGGACGAAATCAAATGTCAGGTTAAAAGATCTCATCCAAATTATAGGAGGATTAATCACTTTTTAATGAAGGAGTTGACAAAGGCGAATGATCTTTTTCTAAATTCAACTGATGGAAGGATCACAACCAAAATAGCCAAGCAAAAATTAAAAGGAACCGGGGGTCAAAAATCCTTTTTTGAAGTCGCCGCCGAGCGAGTAAAAAACAAATATGATAGTGGGGTTTTTTCCGTAGCCCGATCAGAACTTTCAATTTTATATAATCTTGAAGAATTTCTAATACATAAGCCTGGCAAACCGAAGGAATTAATCATTAAGGAAATTTCAAGAAGAAGAAAGCTACGCATAAGTAAGGGCCAAAAAAATAATTATGCCTGCTTAGATGGTATTACCTATTTTAGAAAAAACCAGAACCTAAAATTCCGGGATATCAATCAAAATTTCATTACCAAATACAAGATTTTTTGTTCCGTTTACTTAAATCATAAAACTAGGTCTATCACCAATCAACTAATATTTATTAGAACGCTTTTTAATATCGCTATTAAAAATGGTTATGTGGAATCTAAATATTATCCTTTTGCAAACGGGAAAGAAAAAATAAGGATCAATTCTGGAAATAAAATAGGCTTAACAGCAAGTGAAGTTGAAAAAATTGAAGCACTGGAATTTCAGGAAGATTTACTAATATGGCACACTCATAATGCCTGGTTAATTGCATTCTATTTTGCGGGCATCCGGATTTCTGATGTGGTAAAACTCAAATGGTCCGATTTTAAAGATAATCGATTGTACTATGTTATGAGTAAAAATGAAAAAGCTTTAAGTCTTAAGGTTCCCGATAAGGCTAAAACCATTTTAGAAAAATACCGCAACTCCCAATTTGGAAATAACGGCTATATTTTTCCTTTTCTTAAAGACGTAAAACGAAATGATGCTGAAAAAATTTTTATAAAGACCAGGAATGCTACTCATGTCTTTAATAAATACCTAAAGAGAATTGCTCAGCAATGTGATATTGAGAAAAATCTTTCAAATCATATTGCCCGCCATAGTTTTGGAAATATTGCTGGGGACAAAATTCACCCTTTGATGCTTCAAAAACTTTATCGCCACAGTGATTTAAAAACTACCTTAAACTATCAGGCGAATTTTATACATAAAGAGGCTGATGATGCACTAGATAGTGTTATCAATTTTGATTGATATTCAAAAAAAAGCATTTTCAATTTTTTACGGTTATTTAATAAAAGAGCTTACAGATTTATTAACTGATCTGCTTATCTATTCTATTTAAGATAAACTTACATTTTCAGATGATACCTTGTACTCTTTCTATCACCAGTTTTTCTAAATGCTCCTAAATCTACCATTTTTTTCAAATCCCTGGTAGCGGTCGAAGCTGTTGTTCCTGTAATTTTTATATAGTTATCCGCACTTAAACCTCCCTGAAACCCTTCTATACCTTCTCGAAAAATCCGATTCACCACTTTCCATTGGCGTTCATTAAACTTTTCCTCAAATTCCAGAAAAAACTTTGTTTTACCAATTAGAAAATCAATCATTCTTTGAGTATAATCCTGAGCCTCTAGTATCGTTTCACAGAAATATTCGAGCCAATTGGTAATTTCAGTTTCCTTACTATTTAAGTGCAGGGATTTATAATAAAGTTTCTTATTATTTTCGATAATATGCGAAAGAGCGATCAAAGTAGGACGTTCAAGATATTGCGACAGTACTTTCTCCGAAATCGCACGACCAATTCTTCCGTTTCCATCTTCAAAAGGATGGATACTTTCAAAATACAAATGCGCGATACCAGACTTAACTAAGGGGCCGGGATATTTATTGCCCATATTATTAAACCACGAAATATATTTATCCATTTCAATTTTTACCCCTGAAGAAGGCGGGGCTTCAAAATGAACTATAGGTCTACCCATTGAACCTGAAACTATTTGCATTGGATCAGAATGCGATCTGTAACTACCAATATCCTGTAGATCACGGCGACCATTCATCAGCATTTCATGCCAAGAGAATAATTGTTCATGAGTTAGAGAAGATGAATAATTTTTATATAAATCGATCATCATTTCGGAGATGCCGTGTTCTGCTGGAGATATTCTTTTTTTATTAACCTGAAGGCCAAAATGTCTTCGAATTGAGGATTGCAATGAATCTCTATCCAGAAGCTCTCCTTCTATCTTAGACGTTTGAAAAGCTTCATCACTAAGCAACATCACTTTTAATTCATCTTGACTTTCATCACTAATATGTTTCATACTACCATATAACATACCCGCCTTTTGTAAAAAAGCTTTTTCATAAGGAATTAAAACTTCCGATGTGAATTCAAAATCTGGCCAATTTTTAAGTTGCCAATTCCATGTCATGAGCTATAAATTTTAATTTATAGCTCAATATACAGCTAAAAAATGAGCTAAAAAAATATGCTTTATAGCTCATCACGGACTAAAATACTTCTTACGAAAAACGATTATGCTTCTAACAAGGGTTATGAATTTACCTGATCTCATTGTTCCTTTTACGGAATTCCCAGTAATTCTTTCTTTTCCCTTTAGTTCATTTCAAAGTTTATCTCTTCAAATCTTAAAAAACAGGATTCACTTTTTCTTCATCAAAAGAGCTATTAAATTCAATTTAATAGTTGAAGTTTTTGTCCCTGTGGGACGAAAAGGTAAAGGAAAAGGTAAAGCAAGAGGGTAACGGGCAGAGCCACGTTACACATACCTTTTCGATGTTAATTATTTGATTACCAATTATTTGAAAATAACAGAAATATTATAAAATTATGGATTTACTGGTTTTGGGCTTGAAACCCCAATAAAATGGTTCAAAAAACCAGTAAACCTTAAAAACTACTGAATTATGAAAGCAGTTAAGAACATAACTTTTGAAAAGAAAACGGCCGAACGCTTTCAGCAATTTTCTCGAACACATTACAAAACACATTCAGAAGCATTGGCCGGAATGCTCGATTTTTTCTTTTACAATGAGATTTCTCCCAAAGAAAATTTTGGCCCTACCGGCAGACGAATTGAAAATATTATCAAGAAAAGAATCAATGTAGTGATCGCAATTACGAAGGATATGGAAAGGCATAAAGTGAACCCCACTTTGGCTATTTTGATGTCACTTATGGAGGCAGCAGATCCTAAAAATAATTACGCAAATCGGAAAAGGGATTATGAAGAAGACGATACCCATCCCGACTTCTACAAATAATTTACCGATCAAAATTTTAGTTCTTTTTCTTTTAAAACCTCTTGCTTACCGCCTTCCCTTTTGCTGCTAAAAGAACAAGCTTTGAAATTAACCGGAGCGCATAAAACGCCGGGCTATTTATAGCTCCTCTATAATTTCAAAGCTTGAATATGCAAGAGCATCAAAAGGTAATGCGAAGGCGCTGAAAGAAGTAAATAAATAGAAGGACTCAAAAACTGTCATTTCTATCTACTTTTTGCT includes:
- a CDS encoding Fic family protein codes for the protein MTWNWQLKNWPDFEFTSEVLIPYEKAFLQKAGMLYGSMKHISDESQDELKVMLLSDEAFQTSKIEGELLDRDSLQSSIRRHFGLQVNKKRISPAEHGISEMMIDLYKNYSSSLTHEQLFSWHEMLMNGRRDLQDIGSYRSHSDPMQIVSGSMGRPIVHFEAPPSSGVKIEMDKYISWFNNMGNKYPGPLVKSGIAHLYFESIHPFEDGNGRIGRAISEKVLSQYLERPTLIALSHIIENNKKLYYKSLHLNSKETEITNWLEYFCETILEAQDYTQRMIDFLIGKTKFFLEFEEKFNERQWKVVNRIFREGIEGFQGGLSADNYIKITGTTASTATRDLKKMVDLGAFRKTGDRKSTRYHLKM
- a CDS encoding recombinase family protein; protein product: MNLNKYNRFKKAGKVQEFNARNKELWMYTRVSSKEQTKKKYSIEGQRSSIKAYARENDYLIVKEHGGTYESAKGDLTRREFTQLLDSVKRAKKKPFAIAIKFISRFSRSGGGAIGLVEELVNNVGVHLIETSTGLTTELEKDRLEIYDKLLDSRRENMVRLERTLPALKEFLEEGYWLGRAPRGYDMYGERVSNFSNRIEGQKLVLNAEGRILKKAWNWKAEGMSDVDIRYKLLDKFHFKITKQNLSAMWGKPFYVGVNTNAMLDSPVRGRWPALVSEDIWDQVQKRLDKAKRKSGYDIAPVSEHRPLTGFIYCSQCGAAITSYIAKKKQVHYYKCQCQHGKGGNMNAYTTPRSLKPGVNNSFIDFLSNFELGDVEKELLKTQIKLLTQEHEEEKRSCSEMLGKELVKMQNKLDKVNEKYLLSDDVNETAFNKVKEKLEKEIDQIKEKLDDTPKNLSNQVNFIDKALDFCQNISVHWSSGDIHQKLKIQKTLFPEGLIINPETRQYRTIKMNSLISVIADISKDEKGSKSKKATRKGGLSSTVAGTGLEPVTFGL
- a CDS encoding BfmA/BtgA family mobilization protein, which translates into the protein MKAVKNITFEKKTAERFQQFSRTHYKTHSEALAGMLDFFFYNEISPKENFGPTGRRIENIIKKRINVVIAITKDMERHKVNPTLAILMSLMEAADPKNNYANRKRDYEEDDTHPDFYK
- a CDS encoding tyrosine-type recombinase/integrase, which encodes MASIKIVRRKNKRRKDGTAPIAIRISKDYTTNYHFLGQYILENDWDEIKCQVKRSHPNYRRINHFLMKELTKANDLFLNSTDGRITTKIAKQKLKGTGGQKSFFEVAAERVKNKYDSGVFSVARSELSILYNLEEFLIHKPGKPKELIIKEISRRRKLRISKGQKNNYACLDGITYFRKNQNLKFRDINQNFITKYKIFCSVYLNHKTRSITNQLIFIRTLFNIAIKNGYVESKYYPFANGKEKIRINSGNKIGLTASEVEKIEALEFQEDLLIWHTHNAWLIAFYFAGIRISDVVKLKWSDFKDNRLYYVMSKNEKALSLKVPDKAKTILEKYRNSQFGNNGYIFPFLKDVKRNDAEKIFIKTRNATHVFNKYLKRIAQQCDIEKNLSNHIARHSFGNIAGDKIHPLMLQKLYRHSDLKTTLNYQANFIHKEADDALDSVINFD